One window from the genome of Pseudoalteromonas sp. '520P1 No. 423' encodes:
- a CDS encoding site-specific integrase has product MLTESLLKSIIIKAVPVRGIADEKGLFFSLSKAGHASFKFRYQINGRRAVVTIGPYPTLSLKEARNKALTLRHQLANDIDPAMEKRKAQFKTRNTLNAVFEHYFDTIIESRYSHADRLKRLYEINLKRPLGNRPINEINGLEISDILQKIKKGTRTQAPRPSIANKSLYLLKALFKHAVKLDLIRHNLALSFTAMDAGGEERPKESYLKESEITVFFKATGSIGPTFSRDNYLATCLLFCTATRKMELLGAKWEEFDFSELLWTIPATRTKPRREFLVPLTPQAVDWLKELKVRACDNEYVFPARKKSAIPHVYHDTLNHAFKKLSLPFKVSPHDIRRTTRTLLAKIGISDQVAEIFLNHKLPKMQHIYNKYSFLPEKRKALEKLSNAFCECLPSKFERKNETFKG; this is encoded by the coding sequence ATGTTAACCGAATCTTTATTAAAATCTATCATCATAAAGGCTGTCCCAGTACGAGGAATAGCCGATGAAAAAGGTCTATTTTTTTCATTGTCTAAAGCCGGCCATGCAAGCTTTAAATTTCGTTATCAAATAAATGGTAGACGAGCAGTAGTTACAATAGGCCCTTACCCAACCTTATCGCTAAAAGAAGCAAGAAATAAAGCATTAACACTTCGCCACCAGCTTGCCAATGATATTGACCCTGCAATGGAAAAACGTAAAGCACAGTTTAAAACTCGCAATACTTTAAATGCAGTGTTCGAACATTACTTTGATACCATTATCGAGTCTCGATATTCTCATGCGGACCGATTAAAACGTCTTTATGAAATAAATCTCAAAAGACCTTTAGGTAACCGCCCTATCAATGAAATTAATGGATTAGAAATTTCAGATATATTACAAAAGATCAAAAAAGGGACTCGTACACAAGCACCCCGCCCCTCAATTGCTAACAAATCTTTATATCTGCTAAAAGCACTTTTTAAGCATGCCGTGAAATTAGATCTCATTCGACACAATTTGGCATTATCTTTTACCGCCATGGATGCTGGCGGTGAAGAACGACCAAAAGAAAGCTATTTAAAAGAATCGGAGATCACTGTTTTTTTTAAAGCTACAGGATCTATTGGACCTACATTTAGTAGAGATAACTATTTAGCTACTTGCCTGTTATTTTGTACTGCTACCCGAAAAATGGAGCTGTTAGGTGCTAAATGGGAAGAGTTTGATTTCAGTGAGTTACTCTGGACGATTCCAGCAACACGCACTAAACCGAGACGTGAATTTTTAGTGCCATTAACACCACAAGCAGTTGATTGGCTAAAGGAACTAAAAGTAAGAGCATGTGATAATGAGTATGTATTTCCTGCCAGAAAGAAAAGTGCAATACCCCATGTTTATCATGATACGTTAAATCATGCATTTAAAAAGCTATCGTTACCCTTTAAAGTCTCACCTCATGATATCCGCCGAACCACACGAACTTTGTTAGCTAAAATTGGCATCTCTGATCAAGTGGCTGAGATTTTTTTAAATCATAAATTACCAAAAATGCAGCATATTTATAATAAATATTCATTTTTACCTGAAAAACGAAAAGCATTAGAAAAACTATCTAACGCTTTTTGTGAATGTCTACCATCTAAGTTTGAACGTAAAAATGAAACGTTTAAGGGATAA